DNA sequence from the Spirochaetota bacterium genome:
TTTGAAGAGGCTAATGGATGAGGAATATATTCAGATTGTTGCTGTTAGCAATCCATTTAAGCTGGGTTTTGAAATGGCTGGTGATTTATACATACATGTGGAAATGAGGAAGATCGAAAGGGTAATTAAGGAGCTAATGAAAATCAAGGAGTTGTGGTACATTGTGATGACCACAGGCGATGCTAATATCAACGCTGAGTTTGTTGTTAAGACTCGTGAAGAACTTAATGATCTGGTCTATAATAAACTAAGCAGGATTGATGGAATCATTAGAATAGAATCATCTGTGATTATGAACTTTGCTAAGAGAAAATATGATTTTGGAACTGCCTTGGATTATGAATAGTAGGTAGATAGTCCGTGAGTGTATTAATCATGAAATTGATTTTTGATACACCAAGGTAGACTCATGGATTGGATTTTGTTTTACTTTTGGATGAAGGTTTATCAGTGAAAATAAGAACAATTACAACAGGGATTCCGATTCAATCATTAACAAATGAAATGAGTGAAATTGAAAGGATTGCTGAATTTAACCTGATGGCAAAAGATGCCTTTGAGAGAAGGGGATATGAGGTTCAGACCATCAGAATCGCAACAAATTCTTGGGAAGATTATTTTTATCATTTATCAACTGAAGATATTATTAGCGAATTAATAAAAATAGAGGAGATTTGTCAAAGACTAGATGTGAGTTTTTTTAATATAGGATATGCGAATACGCCCACCAGGATTGCAATCATACCAGAGATTATTAAAAATACTATAAGAATATGTACTTCCTCAAAAATTGGAGACAATGAAAAGGGTATTGATTATGAAAGTGCATGGATATCAGCCAAGGTAATAAAAGACATCTCTGAGGAAACAGAAAATGGCTATGGTAATTTTAGATTTTGTTCTTGGGCAAACTGTAAAGCAGGTATTCCTTTTTTCCCAGCCAGCTTTCATGATGGGAGTAGCTCTTCATTTGCCATAGGACTGGAGTGTGGGGATTTCGCAATGAAGGCATTT
Encoded proteins:
- a CDS encoding winged helix-turn-helix transcriptional regulator; the protein is MKENGLEVKRSRKRSIDKIDSKMIRLLQKNGRLSNTDIAKKLGIAEATVRTRLKRLMDEEYIQIVAVSNPFKLGFEMAGDLYIHVEMRKIERVIKELMKIKELWYIVMTTGDANINAEFVVKTREELNDLVYNKLSRIDGIIRIESSVIMNFAKRKYDFGTALDYE